The following coding sequences are from one Rutidosis leptorrhynchoides isolate AG116_Rl617_1_P2 chromosome 11, CSIRO_AGI_Rlap_v1, whole genome shotgun sequence window:
- the LOC139877496 gene encoding uncharacterized protein, whose product MAANNNNNIPNAPLNLNHLSLRSLLEKDKLNHTNFMDWFRNLRIVLKQEDKMYVLEDPIPDQPDENDVEAMASYDKYCHDSLQVSCLMLGTMIPELQKDFEHHSAYDMITQLKEMFLQQARVERFETVRALHACRMDDTQSVSSYVLKMKSLIDRANRLNLNISNELATDLILNSLSKRFDQFVINYNMNGMDKSIGELHGMLRTAETSMGKRALPVLAIDQGGSKSKTSKPKVAKRKGPAHQGKGKGKMVTSTINKAKKQKVAEKANPKEDPCFGCGEMGHWKRNCPIYLKELKEKRDAGQTSGVQKK is encoded by the exons atggccgccaataataacaacaacattccaaacgcaccacttaacctaaaccacctatcattaaggtctctcttagagaaagacaaactcaaccataccaactttatggattggttccgcaatcttcggattgtcctcaaacaagaggataaaatgtatgtgcttgaggaccccattcccgatcaaccggatgagaatgatgtggaggcaatggcctcttacgataagtattgccacgactcccttcaagtctcatgcttaatgcttgggactatgatacccgaactccaaaaggatttcgagcaccatagtgcatacgacatgataacgcaattgaaggagatgttcctccaacaagcacgtgtcgagcgcttcgaaacggttcgggcgctacatgcttgtcgtatggacgatacccaatcggtttcatcttatgtacttaagatgaaaagccttattgatcgtgctaaccgtcttaacttgaacatatcaaatgagttagccaccgatcttatccttaactccctatcaaaaaggtttgatcaatttgtaattaactacaatatgaatgggatggataagagcataggtgagcttcacggtatgcttagaacggcggaaactagcatgggtaaaagggctttacccgtgttagcaatcgatcaaggtgggtccaaaagtaagacctctaagccaaaggtggctaagagaaaaggacccgcccatcaaggcaaagggaaggggaagatggttacctcaaccatcaacaaggctaagaaacaaaaggtagccgagaaggcaaaccccaaggaagacccatgtttcggttgcggtgaaatgggtcattggaaacgaaactgtccgatctatcttaaggagttgaaggagaagagggatgcagggcaaacctcag gggttcaaaagaagtag